A stretch of Paenibacillus mucilaginosus 3016 DNA encodes these proteins:
- a CDS encoding ABC transporter ATP-binding protein: MSKRPLLEVNGLQKHFNLGGGKILKAVDNLNFSIAEGETFGLVGESGCGKSTAGRTIIRLYEATGGEVLFGGENVHTLSGRKLHEFRRHMQMVFQDPYASLNPRMTVGNIIAEGIDIHGLGSGRKRKERVSELLDAVGLNEEHATRFPHEFSGGQRQRIGIARALAIDPRLIIADEPISALDVSVQAQVVNLFKRLQKERGLTYLFIAHDLAMVKHISDRIGVMYLGKLVEVTTSEELYANPLHPYTQSLLSAIPIPDPNVERTRERIILEGEIPSPLNPPSGCPFRTRCPKAMPECAASMPAFKEVQPGHFTACHLY; encoded by the coding sequence ATGAGTAAACGCCCTTTACTGGAGGTCAACGGACTTCAAAAGCATTTTAACCTGGGCGGCGGCAAGATTCTCAAGGCCGTCGACAACCTGAACTTCTCGATTGCCGAAGGGGAGACCTTCGGTCTGGTCGGCGAGTCGGGCTGCGGTAAATCCACTGCCGGCCGTACGATCATCCGTCTGTACGAGGCGACGGGGGGCGAGGTGCTCTTCGGCGGCGAGAACGTGCACACCCTCTCGGGCCGCAAGCTTCATGAGTTCCGCCGCCATATGCAGATGGTGTTCCAGGACCCGTACGCTTCCCTTAACCCGCGGATGACCGTCGGCAACATCATTGCCGAAGGGATCGACATCCACGGTCTCGGCAGCGGCCGCAAACGCAAGGAGCGCGTATCCGAGCTGCTTGATGCGGTAGGTCTGAACGAAGAGCATGCCACGCGCTTCCCGCACGAATTCTCCGGCGGCCAGCGCCAGCGGATCGGGATCGCCCGGGCGCTTGCGATTGATCCGAGGCTGATCATTGCGGACGAGCCGATCTCCGCGCTCGACGTATCGGTTCAGGCGCAGGTCGTGAACCTGTTCAAGCGTCTGCAGAAAGAGCGCGGCCTGACGTACCTGTTCATCGCGCACGACCTGGCGATGGTAAAGCACATCTCCGACCGGATCGGCGTCATGTACCTCGGTAAGCTGGTTGAAGTGACGACCTCCGAGGAGCTGTACGCGAACCCGCTTCACCCGTACACCCAGTCGCTGCTCTCGGCCATTCCGATTCCGGATCCGAATGTGGAGCGCACCCGGGAACGCATCATTCTCGAAGGCGAGATTCCAAGCCCGCTGAACCCGCCGAGCGGCTGTCCGTTCCGGACGCGCTGCCCGAAGGCGATGCCGGAATGCGCCGCAAGCATGCCGGCATTCAAAGAAGTCCAGCCGGGACACTTTACGGCATGCCATCTGTACTGA
- a CDS encoding DUF4085 family protein, which yields MQVLSYLHLVLEAQDETDNDESRSELRSSLSGSLTELRPLMTRYLPPGIASALYPAEDAPPRLDWDAAARDAAAAWCAAWKADWDRACRLSHETFLSIKDALPEALQQFRETFSLHDARILSVNSVEDAIILSFDCAGCLTHAGALELRFRGVEMTEELTSALRSAVWLYDELELTDSGCFDWKALLHGFPHGLDCEDGILALHEIRIAARSFDYRHTD from the coding sequence ATGCAGGTCCTCTCATATCTTCACCTGGTCCTGGAAGCCCAGGACGAGACAGACAATGACGAGAGCAGGAGTGAACTGCGCTCCAGCCTTTCGGGCTCCCTTACCGAGCTACGTCCGCTCATGACAAGATACCTGCCTCCCGGCATCGCCAGTGCCCTCTATCCTGCTGAAGATGCTCCTCCCCGCTTGGATTGGGATGCTGCCGCGAGGGATGCGGCAGCGGCTTGGTGTGCCGCTTGGAAGGCGGACTGGGACCGGGCATGCCGGTTGAGCCATGAGACCTTCCTGAGCATCAAGGATGCCCTGCCGGAGGCGCTGCAGCAGTTCCGGGAGACGTTCTCCCTGCATGATGCCCGCATCTTATCCGTTAACTCTGTAGAAGATGCCATCATCCTGTCCTTCGACTGTGCAGGCTGCCTCACGCATGCCGGAGCGCTCGAACTGCGCTTCCGCGGCGTGGAGATGACCGAAGAGCTTACTTCCGCCCTAAGAAGCGCGGTATGGCTCTACGACGAACTGGAGCTGACAGACAGCGGCTGCTTCGACTGGAAGGCACTCCTGCATGGCTTCCCCCATGGATTGGACTGCGAAGACGGCATCCTCGCCCTTCACGAGATCCGTATCGCTGCCCGGTCCTTCGATTACCGGCATACTGATTAA
- a CDS encoding ABC transporter permease codes for MLRYTLRRLLYAVITIWLIVTLTFVLMKNLPGDPFENSEKLTQEQKAILARQYGLDKPLSEQYFLYLGNVIKGDLGVSFQYPARKVTEVIGQGMGASMELGIWSILLALAGGITLGTIAALRHNTNWDYTAMFTAVAGVSIPSFVLGPLLSYFVGVKLKWLPPGLWFEPEHRILPAIALSFGTMAILARLMRTSMLDVVNQDYIKTAKAKGLSGSSIVLKHIFRNALLPIVTIIGPVFVGVITGTLVVEQIFSVPGLGKHFVQSILTNDYTMISGLTIFYSVILVFVLFLTDIAYGFIDPRIRLAKGKG; via the coding sequence ATGCTGCGCTATACGCTGCGCCGTCTTCTCTACGCAGTGATCACCATATGGCTGATTGTCACGCTTACGTTCGTGCTCATGAAGAATCTGCCCGGCGACCCGTTCGAGAATTCGGAGAAGCTGACGCAGGAGCAGAAGGCGATTCTCGCCAGGCAGTACGGACTCGATAAGCCTTTGTCCGAGCAGTATTTCTTGTACCTCGGCAACGTAATTAAGGGAGATCTGGGTGTCTCGTTCCAATATCCCGCCCGCAAGGTGACCGAGGTCATAGGACAGGGGATGGGGGCTTCCATGGAGCTTGGCATCTGGTCGATTCTTCTCGCTTTGGCCGGAGGCATCACCCTTGGCACCATTGCCGCTCTGCGCCATAACACCAACTGGGACTATACCGCCATGTTCACCGCTGTGGCAGGGGTATCGATCCCGTCTTTTGTCCTCGGGCCTCTTCTTTCTTATTTTGTAGGCGTAAAGCTCAAATGGCTGCCTCCGGGCCTTTGGTTCGAACCGGAGCACCGCATCCTGCCGGCCATTGCCCTGTCGTTTGGTACGATGGCGATCCTGGCCCGTCTCATGAGAACCTCGATGCTCGATGTCGTCAACCAGGACTACATCAAGACCGCCAAGGCCAAGGGCCTTTCGGGCTCGTCCATCGTGCTCAAGCATATTTTCCGCAACGCGCTGCTGCCGATCGTCACGATCATCGGTCCGGTCTTCGTCGGCGTCATCACCGGCACGCTCGTCGTGGAACAGATCTTCTCGGTGCCGGGTCTCGGCAAGCACTTCGTACAGTCTATTCTCACCAACGATTATACGATGATCAGCGGTCTTACGATTTTCTATTCCGTCATTCTCGTCTTTGTCTTGTTCCTGACGGATATTGCGTACGGCTTCATTGATCCGCGGATTCGTTTGGCCAAAGGAAAGGGGTAA
- a CDS encoding DUF4349 domain-containing protein, producing MNKEKAVWNRFQRTRGLAASLLLAAYVSGCGGTDSGGAASKQASEAESPAAAVTNSSTSADQLQMKNETEGAPAAGQAQVQNEKGIAPAAGGGGSGAMTAQPAPAVQEAPVRQIIYKANLTMRVDTYSEAVAKIQEVVRQSGAYVLSSSENTAGADKSGSFVIKVPARGFQPLIQLLEGIDPQLQRSVEGQDVTEEFVDLTARLKAKQAVEARLLSFIEKAEKADELVAFSAELGKVQEDIERITGRMRYLEQHVAYSTVELRVEQKVTSADRIQSVERGPLWTRASEALQGSAAFMVLLLEGLVVFLAGALPVLPLAAGVGGLYWFYRRWRRRRRSISSPEPVIGSYPVSSPVGDIPKDEPKESEK from the coding sequence GTGAATAAAGAGAAAGCGGTGTGGAACAGGTTTCAAAGGACCAGGGGACTGGCGGCTTCGCTGCTGCTGGCGGCCTATGTTAGCGGATGCGGCGGTACGGACAGCGGCGGGGCGGCGTCGAAGCAGGCGAGCGAGGCGGAGAGTCCTGCGGCTGCGGTAACGAACAGTAGTACTTCTGCGGATCAGCTGCAGATGAAGAATGAAACGGAGGGGGCTCCCGCTGCCGGCCAGGCGCAGGTTCAGAATGAAAAGGGGATCGCCCCTGCGGCTGGAGGCGGAGGTTCTGGCGCAATGACAGCTCAGCCTGCCCCCGCAGTGCAGGAAGCGCCCGTACGCCAAATCATCTACAAGGCGAATCTTACGATGCGGGTGGACACCTACAGCGAGGCCGTCGCCAAGATTCAGGAGGTAGTCCGGCAGTCGGGTGCCTATGTGCTTTCCTCCAGCGAGAATACGGCGGGTGCCGACAAGAGCGGCTCTTTTGTCATCAAGGTGCCGGCCAGGGGGTTCCAGCCGCTGATCCAGCTGCTCGAGGGCATCGATCCCCAGCTGCAGCGCAGCGTGGAGGGACAGGATGTCACCGAGGAGTTCGTAGACCTGACGGCCCGGCTGAAGGCCAAGCAGGCGGTGGAAGCCCGTCTGCTCTCCTTCATCGAGAAGGCGGAGAAGGCCGATGAGCTTGTAGCCTTCTCCGCCGAGCTCGGCAAGGTGCAGGAGGATATCGAGCGGATCACCGGCCGCATGCGCTATCTGGAGCAGCACGTCGCTTACTCGACGGTTGAGCTGCGGGTGGAGCAGAAGGTGACCTCCGCAGACCGAATCCAGTCGGTGGAGCGAGGTCCGCTGTGGACCCGTGCGTCGGAGGCGCTGCAGGGCTCGGCCGCCTTCATGGTCCTGCTGCTGGAGGGACTGGTGGTGTTTCTCGCGGGGGCGCTACCGGTCCTGCCGCTGGCCGCCGGGGTAGGCGGATTGTACTGGTTTTACCGGCGGTGGAGACGCAGAAGGCGGAGTATCTCCTCTCCGGAGCCAGTCATCGGTTCGTATCCGGTGTCCTCTCCAGTGGGGGACATACCCAAAGATGAACCCAAAGAATCAGAAAAATAA
- a CDS encoding adenosylhomocysteinase, with protein MANTKDRSIIRDIALAPEGHLKIDWVNAHMPVLNRIREQFEKEQPFKGLKVAISLHLEAKTAYLAKVVQAGGADVTICGSNPLSTQDDVCAALVEDGITVFAKYNPEPEEYKELLIKTLETEPDLIIDDGGDLVTILHSERKDLLKNVRGGAEETTTGILRLKSLEKDGQLQFPMVAVNDAFCKYLFDNRYGTGQSVWDGINRTTNLVVAGKTVVVVGYGWCGKGVAMRAKGLGANVIVTEIDAIKGVEAYMDGFAVMPMSEAAKVGDFFVTVTGNRDVIRGEHYEVMKDGAILSNAGHFDVEVNKPELEALSVSKRTVRRNIEEYSLKDGRKFYILAEGRLVNLAAGDGHPAEIMDMTFALQAMSLKYVNDNYKAIGSKVVNVPYELDEQVARFKLESLGIGIDALTDEQKAYLDSWAEH; from the coding sequence ATGGCAAATACGAAAGACCGCAGCATTATCCGCGACATCGCGCTGGCCCCCGAAGGCCATCTCAAAATCGACTGGGTAAACGCCCACATGCCGGTGCTCAACCGGATCCGCGAGCAGTTCGAGAAGGAGCAGCCGTTCAAGGGGCTGAAGGTTGCGATCTCGCTTCACCTCGAAGCCAAGACCGCTTACCTGGCGAAGGTCGTTCAAGCCGGCGGCGCGGACGTCACGATCTGCGGCAGCAACCCGCTGTCCACACAGGACGATGTGTGTGCGGCGCTCGTGGAAGACGGCATCACCGTCTTCGCCAAGTACAATCCGGAGCCGGAGGAGTACAAGGAACTGCTGATCAAGACGCTCGAAACCGAGCCGGATCTCATCATTGACGACGGCGGCGATCTCGTCACGATCCTCCATTCGGAGCGCAAGGATCTGCTGAAGAACGTACGCGGCGGAGCCGAGGAGACGACGACAGGGATTCTGCGTCTGAAGTCGCTCGAGAAGGATGGCCAGCTGCAGTTCCCGATGGTGGCCGTGAACGACGCCTTCTGCAAATACCTGTTCGATAACCGCTATGGTACAGGCCAATCCGTATGGGACGGCATCAACCGGACGACGAACCTGGTCGTAGCAGGCAAAACGGTCGTTGTCGTCGGCTACGGCTGGTGCGGCAAGGGCGTGGCAATGCGTGCCAAGGGCCTTGGCGCCAACGTCATCGTAACCGAGATCGACGCAATCAAAGGCGTGGAAGCGTACATGGACGGCTTCGCAGTGATGCCGATGAGCGAAGCGGCCAAGGTGGGCGACTTCTTCGTTACCGTAACGGGCAACCGTGACGTCATCCGCGGCGAGCACTACGAAGTCATGAAGGATGGCGCGATTCTGTCGAACGCCGGGCACTTCGACGTGGAAGTGAACAAGCCGGAGCTCGAGGCCCTGTCGGTGTCGAAGCGCACAGTGCGCCGCAACATCGAAGAGTACTCGCTGAAGGACGGCCGCAAGTTCTACATTCTCGCGGAAGGGCGTCTTGTGAACCTGGCGGCAGGCGACGGGCACCCGGCCGAGATCATGGACATGACGTTCGCGCTGCAGGCGATGTCCCTGAAGTATGTCAACGACAACTACAAGGCCATTGGCAGCAAAGTGGTCAACGTGCCTTACGAGCTGGATGAGCAGGTAGCCCGCTTCAAGCTGGAATCTCTTGGCATCGGCATCGATGCGCTGACGGACGAGCAAAAAGCATACCTGGACTCCTGGGCGGAGCATTGA
- the mraZ gene encoding division/cell wall cluster transcriptional repressor MraZ, with product MFMGEYQHSVDEKGRMIVPAKFREALGASFIVTRGLDQCLFVYPMQEWAVLEQKLKALPLMKSDARAFTRFFFSGATECELDKQGRVNLPKTLVEHAKLEKDCVVIGVSNRVEIWSKSIWENYFQQSEESFAEIAEKLVDFNFDL from the coding sequence GTGTTCATGGGGGAGTATCAGCACAGCGTGGACGAGAAAGGCCGGATGATCGTGCCGGCCAAGTTCCGTGAAGCCCTCGGAGCATCATTCATTGTCACCCGCGGACTCGATCAATGCTTATTTGTCTATCCCATGCAGGAGTGGGCGGTGCTTGAGCAGAAGCTCAAAGCGCTTCCTTTGATGAAATCCGACGCACGGGCGTTTACCCGCTTTTTCTTCTCCGGCGCCACCGAGTGCGAGCTGGACAAGCAGGGCCGCGTGAACCTGCCGAAAACCCTTGTAGAGCATGCGAAGCTCGAGAAGGACTGCGTTGTGATTGGCGTTTCCAACCGGGTGGAGATTTGGAGCAAGTCGATCTGGGAAAACTACTTCCAGCAGTCGGAAGAATCGTTTGCGGAGATTGCGGAGAAGCTGGTCGACTTTAACTTTGATTTGTAA
- the bshC gene encoding bacillithiol biosynthesis cysteine-adding enzyme BshC, which yields MEAYQWKSGQPLTDDYIARFEKTGGLFDYNPWQEESWRERAAWLDEQRPPGVDRQRVADVLRAFNERAGAAPEALAAAEKLRDPRTLVIAGGQQAGLFTGQLLVVYKAVTLIAAAREASVRLGRPVVPIFWIAGEDHDFDEVNHIDYLSPSLSVERIKLEHPAGIRTSVSRMAIAGEQWAEAIGQLGGSLMDTEFKEGLLASLREAAEASGTLTDCFARLMARLFGPHGLVLIDSDDPALRALEGPMFRGLLERSAEVNEALLARSAKLKELGYEPQVELQETSANLFTYGEQGERLLLYRTEDGFADRKGERRFSRDELLQRAESEPRQLSNNVMTRPLMQDYLFPVLASVLGPAEIAYWGQTGEAFRLFGMRMPILLPRLVFTLVEGTVQKNMQKYGLSLEDVMERMEEKREAWLREQDAYGLESRFGEVKTLFRSAYEPLVGTLGEINPGLKKLGDTNLGKILEQIDFLHHKAEEGLRSQHESGLRQLQRIEASICPAGRPQERVYNIFAYLNRYGGDWIGQLLEQPLQVDGKHRVIYM from the coding sequence ATGGAAGCATATCAATGGAAGTCCGGCCAGCCTTTGACCGATGATTATATCGCCCGGTTCGAGAAGACGGGCGGGCTCTTCGACTACAATCCATGGCAGGAAGAGAGCTGGCGGGAACGGGCCGCCTGGCTGGACGAGCAGCGTCCCCCAGGTGTGGACCGGCAGCGGGTGGCAGATGTGCTGCGCGCTTTCAACGAGCGCGCAGGCGCGGCACCCGAGGCTCTGGCTGCGGCCGAGAAGCTGCGGGATCCGCGCACCCTGGTGATTGCGGGCGGCCAGCAGGCCGGACTCTTCACGGGCCAGCTGCTCGTCGTGTACAAGGCGGTGACGCTCATCGCTGCGGCCCGGGAGGCTTCGGTCCGGCTCGGCCGGCCGGTCGTTCCGATCTTCTGGATTGCCGGGGAGGACCATGATTTCGATGAGGTCAACCACATCGATTATCTGTCCCCGTCCCTCTCGGTGGAGCGGATCAAGCTCGAGCATCCGGCAGGCATCCGGACCTCGGTATCCCGGATGGCGATCGCCGGAGAGCAGTGGGCCGAAGCGATCGGCCAGCTGGGCGGCTCGCTGATGGATACGGAGTTCAAGGAAGGCCTCCTGGCCTCGCTCCGGGAAGCGGCTGAAGCGTCGGGGACGCTCACGGACTGCTTTGCCCGCCTCATGGCGCGCCTGTTCGGGCCGCACGGGCTCGTGCTCATCGACTCCGACGATCCGGCGCTGCGCGCCCTCGAGGGACCGATGTTCCGCGGGCTGCTGGAGCGCAGCGCGGAAGTGAACGAGGCGCTGCTGGCCCGTTCGGCCAAGCTTAAGGAGCTCGGATATGAGCCGCAGGTGGAGCTGCAGGAGACCTCGGCCAACCTGTTCACCTATGGAGAACAGGGGGAGCGCCTGCTGCTCTACCGCACGGAAGACGGGTTCGCCGACCGCAAGGGTGAGCGGCGTTTCTCGCGGGACGAACTGCTGCAGCGGGCGGAGAGCGAGCCCCGGCAGCTCAGCAACAATGTCATGACCCGGCCGCTTATGCAGGACTACCTGTTCCCGGTATTGGCCTCCGTGCTGGGGCCGGCGGAGATCGCTTACTGGGGCCAGACCGGCGAAGCGTTCCGGCTGTTCGGGATGCGGATGCCGATTCTGCTGCCGCGTCTTGTCTTCACGCTTGTGGAGGGCACCGTCCAGAAGAACATGCAGAAGTACGGCCTCTCCCTAGAGGATGTCATGGAGCGCATGGAGGAGAAACGGGAAGCGTGGCTGCGAGAGCAGGACGCTTACGGGCTCGAGTCCCGTTTCGGCGAGGTCAAGACGCTCTTCCGCAGCGCCTACGAGCCTCTGGTCGGTACGCTGGGCGAGATCAATCCGGGGCTCAAGAAGCTCGGTGACACGAACCTTGGCAAGATTCTCGAGCAGATCGACTTCCTGCATCACAAAGCCGAAGAAGGCCTCCGCTCGCAGCACGAGTCGGGCCTCCGGCAGCTCCAGCGAATTGAAGCGTCGATCTGTCCGGCGGGCCGGCCGCAGGAGCGGGTGTACAATATCTTTGCTTACCTGAACCGCTACGGTGGGGACTGGATCGGACAGCTGCTTGAGCAGCCGCTGCAGGTCGATGGGAAGCACCGAGTCATTTATATGTAA
- a CDS encoding ABC transporter permease, with translation MQTMENNAFQPLSKSSQSQEVIVRPSLSYWKDAWRRLRKNKLAMLGLYTLLSLMVMAILAPFFSSYDYATQTYTIRNQWPSAAHWFGTDDFGRDLWVRVWWGTRISLFIGIVAALIDFVIGILYGGISAYFGGRVDDIMQRVIEIVYSIPFLLITILMIMTIGPSIWTIILAYSITGWVPMARLVRGQILTLKEQEFVLAARTLGASPSRIILRHLIPNALGIIIVQITFVVPNAIFVESFLSFIGLGVRPPLASLGSLLSDGVKSMTIYPYKVLIPTVIFSLILMSFNLLGDGLRDALDPKMRK, from the coding sequence ATGCAGACAATGGAGAACAACGCATTTCAGCCTCTGTCCAAGTCAAGCCAATCGCAGGAAGTGATCGTACGACCCTCTTTGAGCTATTGGAAGGACGCTTGGCGGAGACTCAGAAAGAACAAGCTGGCCATGCTGGGGCTGTACACGCTCCTCAGCCTGATGGTCATGGCGATCCTGGCGCCTTTCTTCTCAAGCTATGACTATGCGACACAGACGTATACGATCCGCAACCAATGGCCTTCGGCCGCTCACTGGTTCGGCACCGACGATTTCGGGCGCGACCTGTGGGTGCGGGTATGGTGGGGCACGCGGATTTCCCTGTTCATCGGGATTGTCGCCGCTCTGATCGACTTCGTCATCGGCATCCTGTACGGGGGCATCTCCGCGTACTTCGGCGGACGCGTCGATGATATCATGCAGCGCGTTATCGAGATCGTATATTCGATTCCGTTCCTGCTCATCACGATCCTCATGATCATGACGATCGGTCCGAGCATCTGGACCATCATTCTGGCTTACTCGATCACCGGCTGGGTGCCGATGGCGCGTCTGGTGCGCGGCCAGATTCTGACGCTGAAGGAACAGGAGTTCGTCCTCGCCGCACGTACGCTCGGCGCTTCGCCGTCCCGGATTATCCTGCGCCACCTGATTCCGAACGCGCTCGGCATCATTATCGTTCAGATTACCTTTGTCGTACCGAACGCGATCTTCGTTGAGTCGTTCCTGAGCTTCATCGGCCTCGGGGTACGGCCGCCGCTGGCATCACTCGGCTCGCTTCTCTCCGACGGTGTCAAGAGCATGACGATCTACCCTTATAAAGTACTGATTCCGACAGTCATATTCTCATTAATTCTCATGAGCTTCAATCTGCTCGGTGACGGCCTCCGCGATGCGCTCGATCCGAAGATGCGGAAGTAG
- the rsmH gene encoding 16S rRNA (cytosine(1402)-N(4))-methyltransferase RsmH yields MTFQHVTVLKQEAVEGLHIKPDGIYVDCTLGGAGHSREIASRLGPGGLLIAFDQDDIALNNAKVQLAEFGDRVRLVRSNFRFLERELSKIPEVLKDGVPQVDGILFDLGVSSPQLDEADRGFSYNHDAELDMRMDRTSPLTAKDIVNDWDEKEIAQILFEYGEEKFARRIASKIAAARAAAPIETTGQLAELVKEGIPAAARRTGGHPAKRSFQALRIAVNDELGAFEEALEQTIRCLAPGGRAAVITFHSLEDRICKQTFNKYVARCTCPSDFPMCVCGTKGTVKLINRKPIEAGGEELGANPRARSAKLRIAEKLET; encoded by the coding sequence ATGACGTTTCAACATGTGACGGTGCTTAAGCAGGAAGCAGTAGAAGGATTACATATAAAGCCGGACGGCATTTATGTCGACTGTACCCTCGGCGGGGCGGGACACAGCCGCGAGATCGCATCGCGTCTTGGGCCGGGCGGCCTCTTGATCGCCTTCGATCAGGATGATATCGCGCTGAACAATGCGAAGGTGCAGCTTGCCGAATTCGGTGACCGGGTGCGCCTGGTTCGCAGCAATTTCCGTTTTCTCGAGCGGGAGCTCTCCAAGATTCCCGAAGTGCTGAAGGACGGGGTTCCGCAGGTGGACGGCATCCTGTTCGACCTTGGGGTCTCGTCCCCGCAGCTCGATGAGGCCGACAGGGGCTTCAGCTACAACCATGATGCGGAGCTGGACATGCGGATGGACCGGACCTCGCCGCTGACGGCGAAGGATATCGTGAACGACTGGGACGAGAAAGAAATCGCCCAGATCCTGTTCGAGTACGGCGAGGAGAAGTTCGCCCGGCGGATCGCCTCGAAGATCGCGGCGGCCCGTGCGGCTGCACCGATCGAGACGACAGGCCAGCTGGCGGAGCTCGTCAAAGAAGGCATTCCCGCCGCGGCCAGACGCACAGGGGGCCATCCGGCCAAGCGGAGCTTCCAGGCGCTGCGCATCGCGGTGAATGATGAGCTCGGGGCCTTCGAAGAGGCGCTCGAGCAGACGATCCGCTGCCTGGCCCCCGGCGGGCGGGCTGCTGTCATTACGTTCCACTCGCTGGAAGACCGGATCTGTAAGCAGACGTTCAACAAGTATGTGGCGCGGTGCACATGCCCGTCGGACTTCCCGATGTGTGTCTGCGGCACCAAAGGCACCGTGAAGCTGATCAACCGCAAGCCGATCGAAGCGGGCGGGGAAGAGCTCGGCGCGAATCCGCGGGCCCGTTCCGCCAAGCTGCGCATCGCCGAAAAACTAGAGACCTAA
- a CDS encoding ABC transporter ATP-binding protein, producing MSKAKVHPLLEVKDLRVSFNTYAGEVQAVRGVSFHLNKGEVLAIVGESGCGKSVTAQTIMRLIPSPPSVIKGGSILFDGKTEITKISDKQMEKIRGSEMGMIFQDPMTSLNPTMTIGKQITEGLIKHQGMSQKAADARAVEILKLVGISNPEGRIRQYPHEFSGGMRQRVMIAIALACNPKLLIADEPTTALDVTIQAQIIDLMKKLSEETEASIIVITHDLGVVAEMAQRVVVMYAGQVAEQGTVDEIFYNPKHPYTWGLLRSVPRLDQPKDSDLVPIPGTPPDLFAPPKGCPFAARCPYAMNICVQENPAQTQLTETHSAACWLLHPDAPKVERPVEAGGGTR from the coding sequence ATGTCCAAAGCGAAAGTCCACCCCCTTCTCGAGGTCAAGGACCTTAGGGTATCCTTCAACACGTATGCCGGAGAAGTGCAGGCGGTCCGCGGCGTATCGTTTCACCTGAACAAGGGCGAAGTGCTTGCGATCGTAGGGGAATCCGGCTGCGGCAAATCCGTAACGGCCCAGACGATCATGAGGCTGATTCCTTCGCCGCCGAGCGTCATCAAAGGCGGCTCGATCCTCTTCGACGGCAAGACGGAAATTACGAAAATCAGCGATAAACAAATGGAAAAAATCCGCGGCTCGGAGATGGGCATGATCTTCCAGGATCCGATGACCTCTCTGAATCCGACGATGACCATAGGCAAGCAGATCACCGAGGGCCTGATCAAGCACCAGGGCATGAGCCAGAAGGCGGCTGACGCCCGCGCGGTGGAAATCCTGAAGCTCGTCGGCATCTCGAATCCCGAAGGGCGGATCCGCCAGTATCCGCATGAATTCTCCGGCGGTATGCGCCAGCGTGTCATGATCGCCATTGCCCTGGCCTGTAACCCCAAGCTGCTGATCGCCGACGAGCCGACTACGGCACTCGACGTAACGATCCAGGCGCAGATCATCGATCTGATGAAGAAGCTCTCCGAAGAGACGGAAGCCTCCATCATCGTGATCACCCACGACCTCGGTGTCGTGGCGGAGATGGCCCAGCGCGTTGTCGTCATGTATGCCGGCCAGGTGGCCGAGCAGGGCACGGTCGACGAGATCTTCTACAACCCGAAACACCCTTATACCTGGGGCCTGCTCCGTTCGGTTCCGCGGCTGGATCAGCCGAAGGACAGCGATCTGGTGCCGATTCCGGGCACGCCTCCGGATCTGTTCGCACCACCGAAGGGCTGCCCGTTCGCGGCCCGCTGCCCTTATGCGATGAACATCTGTGTTCAGGAAAATCCGGCGCAGACCCAGCTGACCGAAACCCATTCAGCTGCCTGCTGGCTGCTGCACCCGGATGCGCCGAAAGTGGAGCGCCCCGTTGAAGCTGGAGGTGGCACGCGATGA